CGGGGCAAGGCTCAACGAAATCACGAAGGCTACCCGGTACGAATTGCCGGAATTATTAGCGATATTACGGAAGGAAAGCTGGCTGAAAAGGAGGTATTAAAACAGCACAGACGTTCGCAATTGTTTGCGGAATTAACATTAAAAATAAGGCAGTCTTTGCAAATTGAAGAAATTTTGCAAACAACGGTGGAGGAAGTACGCCAACTTCTGCAAGCTGATCGGGTTTTAATTTACCAAATTGAAGGAAATGGATCGGGAACGGTTGTTACAGAAGCAGTGGTGCCGGGGTGTATGGCGATTGTCGGCAAAAAAATTTTTGATCCTTGTTTTAAAGAGGATTATTTACAGAAGTATGCAGGGGGACGAGTGCGAGCAATCGGGGATTTAAACTCGTCTAAAATGCAGCCGTGTCATATTAAGTTGTTAGAAAAATTTGGTGTTAAAGCAAATTTAGTTGTACCCATTCTTGGCAGTGAACAAACTCGCAACGATCCCAGCAATAAAAATCCTTTATGGGGGTTGTTAATTGCTCATCAATGTACTAAAACGCGGCAATGGACGCAGTTTGAAATTGATTTGTTGAAACAACTGGCAGATCAAGTGAGTGTGGCGCTGTGGCAAGCCCAACTTTTGGAAAAAGAAACTCAACAGCGGCAGCAATTAAGTGAACAAAATGCAGCCTTAGAACAAGCAATTAAGGAATTACAAAAAACCCAGGCGCAGTTAATTCAGTCGGAAAAAATGTCGGGTTTGGGGCAGATGGTGGCGGGGGTAGCGCATGAAATTAATAATCCGGTGACTTTTATTTATGGAAATATTACACCGGCACAGGAGTATATTGAAGATTTGTTGAATGTGCTGCAACTTTATCAACAATATTATCCGATGCCGGTGGGGGCAATTCAAGAGGCTTTGGAAGAGTTGGATTTGGATTTTTTAATGACGGATTTGGATAAGCTATTGTCTTCGATGAAGGTGGGGGCTGATCGAATTCGTCAAATTGTCATGTCTTTGCGAAATTTTGCGCGGCTGGATGAGGCAACTATGAAGCCGGTTAATATTCACGAAGGGTTAGATAATACGCTGCTTTTGTTGCAACATCGCGTCGAAGAAAAAGAAGGAAAGCCGGCTATTAAAATTGTTAAGGAGTATGGCAATTTACCAAAGGTGGAATGTTATGCAAATCAGCTAAATCAAGTTTTTATGAATATTCTTAATAATGCGATTGATGCAATTGAAATGGCAGCAGGTGAGTGGGGATTGGCTATTAGTAAAAATGGGGGTAGTCATCCAATTGTCTATGCAGAATCTCCTCTAATTAATATTCGTACCTGCACTGTCGATGATGAAAGGGTAGAAATCCGAATTTCTGATAATGGAATAGGCATGAAAGAAGAAGTACGTCGGCGGCTTTTTGATCCTTTTTTTACAACAAAGCCGGTGGGGAAAGGAACAGGTTTAGGGCTGGCAATCAGCTATCAAATTATTGTTGATAAACATGGTGGAAATTTAGAATGTGTTTCGATGCCTGAAAAAGGGGCAGAATTTATTATTGCAATTCCTATTTGTCAGCATCCCTCGACTCTCCAAAACCCCGGAGAAAGTTGTCCGGTGTTTATTGGCAGATAGAACCTTAACCCCCTAGCCGCCTTTTCCGACAAGCGAAGGAGGCAGAAAGAGAGGTTTTTGAAGGAAAAAAAGATAATTCATTCTGGTTGCTTTTCCTTTGGAGAGATGGCTAAAAAGAGGTTTTACTGGGTTTAACTTTAAATATTTGGCTGCAAAATAGGAAGGGAAATAATAAACTCTGTACCTTCGCCTATTACAGAATTACAGCGCAAAGTCCCCCCATGTTTTTCAACAACAATTTGATAGCTAATAGCTAATCCTAAGCCCGTGCCTTTTCCAACCGGCTTGGTGGTAAAAAACGGGTCAAAAAGTCTCGGTTTTACTGTTTCAGGAATTCCCATCCCATTGTCAGAAATTGAGATTTGGACATTGTTATTATCTGTAACCGAAGTAACAATGTTAATCGTGCTAGGATTGGTATTAATTTCTTCAGCAGTGATGCGAAATAGGCGTTCGTCTAAAGCATCAATAGCATTGCTGAGGATGTTCATAAATACCTGATTAAGCTGGCCGGCGTAACATTCCACCAAGGGCAATTTTCCATAGTTTTTGATAACTTGAATTTCGGGATGATTGGGTTTAGCTTTTATCCGGTTCTGCAAAATTGTTAAAGTGCTATCAATTCCTTCGTGGAGATCCACTTGTTTGACAATTGCTTCATCCAGACGGGAGAAAGTTCGCAGCGATTTAACAATCTCTGAAATACGCTGAGCACCCACTTTCATTGAATCCAGCAATTTGGGTAAATCTTCTTGGATAAATTCTAAATCGATAGCTTCAATTTCTGCCTCAATTTCTGGGGTGGCTTGCGGGTAAGCTTGACGATACATTTCAACTAACTTTAATAAATCTTCGGAATATTCTTTAGCGGGAGTAACATTGCCGTAAATAAAGCTGACAGGATTATTAATTTCATGGGCCACTCCCGCCACCATTTGACCGAGAGATGACATTTTTTCAGCTTGGATAAGTTGAGTTTGAGTGCGAGTTAGTTGCTGCATTGCTTGTTCGAGTTCTTGGCTTTTTGTCGTTGCTTCTGCGGCAGTTTGACGCATCTGTTCATAAAGTTCTGCTTGGTTTATGGCAATCGCTAACTGTTCAGCAAGGGCTTGCAAAAGGTTAAGTTCTTCATCTTTCCAAGCCCGCATAGAAGTACAACTAACACAGCCAATCACTCCCAGTTTTTCGGAACGGGTTTTTATGGGTAAATCTATTAAAGATTTGTAGCCTAAAGAGCTAAAAAATTGTCGTTCTACGGGGTCAGCAATGGTAGAAATATCATCGTATCGATAAGTTTCTTGCTTATAAATATTCTGGGCCAGACTTCCTGTAATATCTGCTGGAAAGTACCCTAAAACTGAAAATAGATCCTGATTCTTTGCTTCATGGAGGACGTCCCAAGCTGGCGGCTGTGCGTTGGGCAAAAACCACAGAAATATACAGCGATCAAGGTGTAATAAAGTATAAATTTCTTGCACCGCTGTTGACAAAATAGTATCCAGTTCTAAAGAGTTTCGGATTTGCGTTGCCAAACAGTTAATTAATGCTTGCCTTTGGGCTAATTCTCGATATTGGGCTTCACTTTGCTGTAAGGCAATTTCCGCATTTTTACGCAGGGTTATATCTACACCAATTCCCCAAGTTTCCCACCCCGGAACAGGAAAATACTTAGAAATGTTTGACCAAGCAATCGTTTTAGTTGTTCCATCTTTGGCAAGAACTTCCAGTTCCCAATTCCGATAATCATGGCCGCGTTCTTCCCACTCTGCAAAGATGGCATTCCGATAGTTTTCATCTGGATACATCATTTCAAAAGCTTGCGGATTTCCTTCGATCTCGGCGGCGGAATAGCCGGTTACTCTTTCACATTCTTTGTTCCAGACAATAACGTTGCCATTGGTATCAATTGCATCCAACATCACCGGCATATTTTCTAAAATTAACCGCAATTTTTCCTCGCTTTGTTTAAAAGCAGCTTCGGTGTGTTTGCGCTCAGTTATTTCTATAAAAACACCCCCCAAACCCATCGGAGCCCCATCTATTCCTGGTAACGGAAAATAAGAAGAAAGCCAGTGGCGCTCGATCTCAGGTTCATTCACTATAGTGCCGCTAAATTCTTGGTTGAGAAGGGGAATGCCGGTAGCGATAATTTCTCGAAATATTGGCTCTAAAATCGGCCCCAAATGCGGCTGAATTTCAGTGATGGT
This genomic window from Ancylothrix sp. D3o contains:
- a CDS encoding ATP-binding protein; this translates as MEELFKVLVVDDDEVDRMTVRRALKSGKVRVEFHEAGNCAEAFEALKEQAFDCAVFDYCLPDGDGLSLVRKVREAGIKMALIVLTGQGDEQIAVDLMKAGASDYLSKSRVAAESLCRSVRNAIRIHRAEIEAELANQKLKESEERYRLVLQGSNDGIWDWDLEKNEIYWNDRFFEIIGVARNQFGGTLEAFYEQLHPADRPRIQEAFSAHFNTGVEYNVEFRIRHASGHYRYCTCRGKAQRNHEGYPVRIAGIISDITEGKLAEKEVLKQHRRSQLFAELTLKIRQSLQIEEILQTTVEEVRQLLQADRVLIYQIEGNGSGTVVTEAVVPGCMAIVGKKIFDPCFKEDYLQKYAGGRVRAIGDLNSSKMQPCHIKLLEKFGVKANLVVPILGSEQTRNDPSNKNPLWGLLIAHQCTKTRQWTQFEIDLLKQLADQVSVALWQAQLLEKETQQRQQLSEQNAALEQAIKELQKTQAQLIQSEKMSGLGQMVAGVAHEINNPVTFIYGNITPAQEYIEDLLNVLQLYQQYYPMPVGAIQEALEELDLDFLMTDLDKLLSSMKVGADRIRQIVMSLRNFARLDEATMKPVNIHEGLDNTLLLLQHRVEEKEGKPAIKIVKEYGNLPKVECYANQLNQVFMNILNNAIDAIEMAAGEWGLAISKNGGSHPIVYAESPLINIRTCTVDDERVEIRISDNGIGMKEEVRRRLFDPFFTTKPVGKGTGLGLAISYQIIVDKHGGNLECVSMPEKGAEFIIAIPICQHPSTLQNPGESCPVFIGR